A single genomic interval of bacterium harbors:
- a CDS encoding leucyl aminopeptidase — protein sequence MISVTLERTQTAQKQSGLYVLFFYQGQSLENLSSTLPFTIDTLEAFLQARKFIGGSGQAVSYLVSGTSDTHVLCLGLGKYTVSSKLSVESYRRAVGQAIKQARLLLVSSVTFIIPDHRLFEVTAEKLVHETVMIARMTEYHFDDYISDESRKEHRIDLVSIVTPYSNDYDLLQKNSDTAMIIATGVNRARHWIDTPPVDATPLFMSEQARQIAQKEGMNVTIFGEQEIINKGMGGLAAVSRGSDVDCQMVIMEYKTAKKDAETIALVGKGITFDSGGLSLKPAASMETMKDDMSGAAAVINTMSIIAQLKPDVNVIGIAPLSENLPSGKATKPGDIIRFYNGKTAEVKNTDAEGRLILADALSYAVKHYKLDAIIDIATLTGACAYALGPYFAGLLSQHDELAHKIEKAADVSGDYVWRLPMTPDYQKAIKSEVADICNIGDGRIKAGAITAAHFLQNFVEDVPWAHLDIAGVAFDVPNISYYRSGATGAGVRLFVELVLNW from the coding sequence ATGATTTCAGTCACATTGGAACGTACACAGACTGCTCAAAAACAGTCTGGCCTGTATGTTCTTTTTTTTTATCAAGGACAGTCTTTAGAAAATCTGTCGTCTACATTACCATTCACTATTGATACGCTTGAAGCTTTTTTGCAGGCAAGAAAATTCATTGGCGGATCGGGTCAAGCAGTTTCATATCTTGTATCAGGTACTTCTGATACGCATGTTCTGTGTCTGGGATTAGGTAAGTATACGGTTTCGAGTAAGCTTTCTGTTGAATCATATCGTCGTGCGGTTGGTCAGGCAATAAAACAGGCTCGACTATTGCTTGTGTCTTCAGTGACTTTTATTATCCCTGATCATAGGTTATTTGAAGTAACGGCAGAAAAGCTTGTACATGAAACGGTTATGATTGCTCGAATGACCGAATATCATTTTGATGATTATATTTCAGATGAAAGTCGAAAAGAGCATCGTATTGACCTGGTCAGTATTGTTACGCCCTATTCAAATGATTATGATCTGTTACAAAAAAATAGTGATACTGCAATGATTATTGCAACGGGTGTTAATCGAGCACGGCATTGGATTGATACTCCGCCTGTTGATGCAACACCATTATTTATGTCTGAACAGGCTCGTCAAATAGCTCAAAAAGAAGGAATGAACGTTACCATCTTTGGTGAACAGGAGATTATTAATAAAGGAATGGGAGGACTTGCGGCCGTTTCTCGTGGTTCAGATGTTGATTGTCAGATGGTAATCATGGAATATAAGACAGCAAAAAAAGACGCAGAGACGATTGCTTTGGTTGGAAAGGGTATTACGTTTGATTCTGGAGGGCTCAGTTTAAAACCGGCAGCATCCATGGAAACAATGAAAGATGACATGTCAGGAGCTGCTGCAGTGATAAATACGATGAGTATCATTGCACAGTTAAAACCGGATGTGAATGTTATTGGTATTGCTCCCTTGTCAGAAAACCTGCCAAGCGGTAAAGCAACAAAGCCGGGTGATATTATCCGTTTTTATAATGGAAAAACTGCTGAAGTAAAAAACACCGATGCAGAAGGCCGCTTAATTTTGGCAGATGCACTTTCCTATGCGGTCAAACATTACAAGCTGGATGCGATTATTGACATTGCGACATTAACTGGCGCATGTGCTTATGCGCTTGGACCTTATTTTGCAGGTCTTTTGAGTCAGCATGATGAACTTGCACACAAAATTGAAAAAGCGGCAGATGTATCCGGTGATTATGTGTGGCGTTTGCCAATGACTCCTGATTATCAAAAAGCGATCAAATCAGAAGTAGCAGATATCTGTAACATTGGCGACGGGCGTATCAAAGCTGGTGCCATTACCGCGGCTCATTTTTTACAGAATTTTGTTGAAGACGTACCATGGGCGCATCTTGACATTGCGGGTGTTGCATTTGATGTGCCAAATATCTCCTATTATCGTTCAGGAGCAACCGGTGCTGGTGTGCGACTTTTTGTTGAACTGGTTCTGAACTGGTAA
- a CDS encoding alpha/beta hydrolase, producing the protein MAFNAVYIKNRRYLVLFGIVFFISFFNKNFCQYSFYDDNLTDTIYFKSEDVLEKSEKRPIFEQVVLNAPISDGSTEILKRKGILTRYENAKATIILCHGFTSDKFDMGVLRHLFPKGMYNTLTFDFRAHGEDAHQQLCTFGKNEVHDVAAAVHFVKNHQLLKDKPIFAYGFSMGAVSAIESQARYQNFFDAMILDCPFGSSETVIKNGLSKMKVNLFGYEFKIPGISFLERYAFNRYVQLFIKYALRIMSHSDSKHINTEIYPLYPAESVKKITVPCFFIHCKHDEKIPTDDIRMMYENAPGFKRLWITNGRKHYDSLFYNPERYRKRIRKFLKSVLDKSYIDQPSSLIWEDSHDELVTALVAPAA; encoded by the coding sequence ATGGCTTTTAATGCAGTTTATATCAAAAACAGGCGGTATTTAGTACTTTTTGGTATAGTTTTTTTTATCTCTTTTTTTAATAAAAATTTTTGCCAATATTCGTTTTACGATGATAATTTGACGGACACTATCTATTTTAAGTCAGAAGACGTACTTGAAAAAAGTGAAAAAAGACCTATTTTCGAACAGGTTGTATTGAATGCACCTATCTCAGATGGATCTACTGAAATATTAAAACGTAAAGGTATTTTAACTCGGTATGAAAATGCAAAAGCTACCATTATATTATGTCATGGTTTTACCTCTGATAAGTTTGATATGGGTGTTTTGAGACACCTGTTTCCAAAGGGGATGTATAATACGTTAACATTTGATTTTCGAGCACACGGTGAAGATGCGCATCAGCAGTTGTGTACCTTTGGAAAAAATGAGGTTCACGATGTTGCTGCGGCAGTGCATTTTGTTAAAAATCATCAGTTGTTAAAAGATAAGCCTATTTTTGCTTATGGTTTTTCGATGGGGGCGGTGTCAGCTATTGAATCGCAGGCCCGATACCAGAATTTTTTTGATGCAATGATTTTAGATTGCCCGTTTGGATCTTCTGAGACTGTTATTAAAAATGGTTTAAGTAAGATGAAGGTTAATCTCTTTGGCTATGAGTTTAAAATACCCGGAATATCCTTTTTAGAACGCTATGCGTTTAATCGATATGTTCAGTTGTTTATTAAATATGCGTTAAGAATAATGTCTCATTCTGACTCGAAGCATATTAACACCGAAATTTATCCATTATATCCAGCTGAATCGGTGAAAAAGATAACAGTTCCCTGTTTTTTTATTCATTGTAAGCATGATGAAAAGATACCAACTGACGATATTAGAATGATGTATGAAAATGCACCAGGGTTTAAGCGTTTATGGATAACCAATGGAAGAAAGCATTATGATTCTCTGTTTTACAATCCTGAGCGCTATCGCAAGAGAATTCGCAAGTTTTTAAAAAGTGTGCTTGATAAGTCATATATTGATCAGCCATCGTCTTTAATATGGGAGGATTCTCATGATGAGCTTGTTACGGCGCTCGTTGCGCCTGCAGCATAG
- the murC gene encoding UDP-N-acetylmuramate--L-alanine ligase, whose amino-acid sequence MKGKHVHFVGIGGIGMSSLAHIMLKKGYQVTGCDINSDQETVSSLKAAGCVIETPHGSACCFDDSIDMMVYSTDTRHPMPEKDRALRGGAALKHRAELLADIMSQKQSIAISGAHGKTSTTAMIGHLLQVAHADPTVVVGGICPQWKTNFMYGKSNIMIAEADESDRSFLKLPAQTKIVTNIDHEHLETYSSLQDRQATFLQFLNSNNQNNSTHVICVDDPSIQQIRHLIDINYVTYAIDNKADFYAKNIDLQPLSSSFDLYVYGQCVARCTLAVPGKHMLLNALGALAAARMFSSVSYEYLVDGLKSFCPVERRFTIRGSFHHATVIDDYAHHPQEIAVTIQTACNFAKGRTFVFFQPHRFTRTAGLWDQFVQTFRRELANAKLHFFMTTIYSAGEPEMSDVSTERMVKEIDNGRCAFIENRTESIIKALPNDLSEDDTILFMGAGNVSKHSTEIFAYQ is encoded by the coding sequence ATGAAGGGCAAGCATGTCCATTTTGTTGGAATTGGTGGCATCGGAATGAGCAGTTTGGCTCATATAATGCTCAAAAAAGGTTACCAGGTGACCGGTTGCGACATTAATTCAGATCAAGAAACAGTATCATCACTCAAAGCAGCAGGCTGTGTCATTGAAACACCACATGGATCAGCATGTTGCTTTGATGATTCGATTGATATGATGGTCTATTCAACAGACACCAGGCATCCAATGCCAGAAAAGGACAGGGCGTTACGTGGCGGTGCAGCTTTGAAGCACCGTGCAGAACTGTTAGCTGATATCATGAGTCAAAAACAGAGCATCGCAATTTCGGGTGCGCATGGAAAAACGAGCACGACAGCCATGATTGGGCATCTTTTGCAGGTGGCGCACGCAGATCCGACGGTGGTGGTTGGAGGCATCTGCCCGCAGTGGAAAACGAATTTTATGTATGGAAAGAGCAATATCATGATTGCCGAAGCGGACGAAAGTGATCGTTCATTTTTAAAGTTGCCGGCTCAAACAAAGATTGTGACCAATATCGATCATGAACATCTTGAAACCTATAGTTCATTGCAGGATCGACAAGCAACATTTTTACAGTTTTTAAATAGTAATAATCAAAACAATAGTACTCATGTCATCTGTGTGGATGATCCATCGATTCAACAGATACGGCATCTGATAGATATCAATTATGTGACGTATGCAATTGATAATAAAGCCGATTTTTATGCAAAAAATATAGATCTGCAGCCCTTATCTTCCTCATTTGATCTGTATGTGTATGGTCAGTGCGTTGCTCGCTGTACATTGGCCGTTCCAGGAAAACATATGCTTTTGAATGCGCTTGGCGCACTGGCTGCCGCACGTATGTTCAGTTCAGTTTCCTATGAATACTTGGTTGATGGATTGAAGAGCTTTTGTCCGGTCGAAAGACGATTCACCATTCGAGGGTCATTCCATCATGCAACGGTCATCGATGATTATGCGCACCATCCGCAAGAGATTGCCGTTACCATTCAAACGGCATGTAATTTTGCCAAAGGGCGAACATTTGTATTTTTTCAGCCGCATCGGTTTACCCGTACCGCCGGTCTGTGGGATCAGTTTGTCCAAACATTCAGGCGTGAGCTTGCCAATGCAAAGCTTCATTTTTTCATGACCACCATCTATTCGGCCGGTGAACCTGAAATGAGCGATGTCTCAACAGAACGAATGGTCAAAGAGATTGACAACGGTCGATGTGCATTTATTGAAAACAGGACTGAGTCGATCATCAAAGCGTTGCCCAACGATTTGTCGGAAGATGATACGATTCTTTTTATGGGCGCGGGCAATGTAAGCAAACATAGTACGGAAATTTTTGCCTATCAATAA